A region from the Linepithema humile isolate Giens D197 chromosome 1, Lhum_UNIL_v1.0, whole genome shotgun sequence genome encodes:
- the LOC105674558 gene encoding inositol polyphosphate-4-phosphatase type I A isoform X4: MRFNKQELLTLATQPSQKFEKEGILYVRERQEGFFRRTEISLERWCRLRGNLLFYFKSREQWSEPLGVIILEQCTVRPEPPSNHVPFGFSIVFDGGLFQQLGANTTEERDSWLQALQLASYECMRNQLLSLRQRIEAYSGHKHDTDIQMLRLQRGTFTDPAEVPMCEISLACDNLLCDGHGRPPTPVLEIDVQSKSSKTWIKYARTEVVEQSSNPSFLTTVSFRASDGLTTETKIRITAYDVRERVSQTATPIGSAIVTFSMIQDVLGLRIPLKSAKTTTVGFLTINVWNLEAEDKGNSTESTPSRNVPVYTSSSNQQQLLSHRRSQSLPPRLGTKIKFPHQGQLKLLFANPFVQTYRFHSGLGGDICVHEIMAESKLCFQFPQHLLGIWIQEEKELLQEVAGMGELREPWHTKQIELLDRHLHLLHLYSQAKENLAAYKGTYFKQSSRKNDRTLEFAPLNLHLQRMWVHNDTLNKCGFYDFISVGAFTAHSHKSKNGGLIRLVQALKESPMRSNQLYQGTSKITMAHDAIQAIKQLRRDVVEAMKSLMKLAKEKQTSGMLPICEDMITKTRILLSLWDPGLVEEALTFLEEYKVAKVQDDTTTTSDETLTLDFKVNQSLSPFKRITQQLNFDLRSPDFDDFVSPDTPECMQDIWSKSGIKNGEYASISYHTRNDASNCNNGEGDAAEENFVIFPDVEDDPKQAVTETDENAQQSHDSEKKESYDDEKEDFKNDADPCRRFLDTQKMCNSPSANYYKPTDEPEPWDLTQLNIEASVMCLVSKVKFLCGRCSSPAVRLRSKGSIGRSQSIKGCLPSNRHNAEVVTIQPKNGIKCEESNKLLDESNERQQSSPGLEKPAFSKAKEGISDTYCNSSSNEVCQAVDSMTRVIKSNSGQRNKFTEGLDFASIVDWTSELRPSMKKLRQAMDGLLKTARLTHSVFRVQEDSKAAQRACNVRYRRDVCFSQALTALVTGLMAKLWCQRPDPMFLLILTTLGPLVSFEGLLSYYGDEIDMWGDMAVAVEDTHTVTFTLSRCGIQPRVEGKSTVFQLPVPRVVGSRSALTVILPVPDAIYSLLPLVPSSRQTLSFNVTPVFFNVGINEMASLAESLGTTKPQEKSNLDNFDRLNEYYLRFKKLNLPTEPASTRFASRSILGHTLSDMMANLKACVQEKVNKNVEILQLSSQICRRMRGLRFTSCKSAKDRTGMSITLEQVNILSSEYHLAEHEYMRALDCMRSEGCRRENTWKNIGVRKYAFNSLQILTLPKFYRPPIGTYGSAQT; this comes from the exons ATGAGATTCAATAAGCAAGAACTACTAACATTGGCCACGCAGCCTTCACAGAAATTTGAGAAGGAAGGCATCTTGTATGTTAGAGAACGGCAAGAAGGTTTCTTTCGCAGAACAGAAA TAAGTCTTGAACGATGGTGCAGATTGCGAGGCAACCTTTTGTTCTATTTCAAATCGCGGGAGCAGTGGTCGGAGCCGCTGGGGGTGATCATATTGGAGCAGTGCACGGTGCGCCCGGAACCGCCCAGCAATCATGTCCCTTTCGGATTCAGCATAG TTTTCGACGGAGGCTTGTTTCAACAGTTAGGCGCCAACACAACCGAGGAACGGGACAGTTGGTTGCAGGCGCTACAGCTGGCCAGTTACGAGTGCATGCGGAACCAATTATTGTCGCTGCGACAGCGCATCGAGGCGTACAGCGGACACAAACACGACACCGACATCCAGATGTTGCGACTGCAGCGCGGAACATTCACAG ATCCGGCGGAAGTACCAATGTGCGAGATATCATTAGCCTGCGATAATTTGTTATGCGACGGACACGGCCGACCTCCTACGCCAGTTTTAGAAATAGATGTACAGTCAAAATCTTCCAAAACTTGGATTAAGTATGCGCGAACGGAAGTTGTGGAG CAAAGCAGTAATCCAAGTTTTTTAACTACGGTAAGCTTCCGAGCTAGCGATGGCTTGACGACAGAAACGAAAATTAGGATAACCGCATACGACGTCAGGGAAAGAGTCAGCCAGACCGCAACTCCGATAGGAAGCGCGATAGTGACGTTCAGTATGATACAAGACGTTCTAGG ATTAAGGATACCGTTAAAATCGGCGAAAACAACGACAGTCGGGTTTTTAACTATTAACGTATGGAATCTGGAAGCCGAGGATAAAGGAAATAGCACGGAGAGCACACCGTCGCGAAATGTACCAGTATATACTAGCAGTAGTAATCAACAACAA ctGCTTTCGCACAGACGCTCGCAATCCTTACCTCCGAGATTAGGTACGAAAATCAAATTTCCGCATCAGGGCCAGTTAAAACTTCTCTTTGCAAATCCATTTGTGCAGACTTACAG ATTCCACTCCGGACTAGGCGGTGATATATGCGTACACGAGATTATGGCGGAGAGCAAGCTTTGTTTCCAGTTTCCTCAACATCTACT GGGTATTTGGATACAGGAGGAGAAAGAATTGCTACAGGAGGTAGCTGGAATGGGAGAATTGAGGGAGCCTTGGCATACGAAGCAAATCGAATTGCTCGATCGTCATCttcatttgttacatttgtatTCTCAAGCCAAAGAAAACCTAGCCGCCTATAAAG GAACTTATTTCAAGCAATCGTCACGGAAGAACGACCGTACTTTAGAATTCGCGCCTCTGAATTTGCATCTTCAAAGAATGTGGGTTCACAACGATACACTAAATAAGTGCGGCTTCTACGATTTTATTAGCGTAGGAGCATTTACCGCTCATTCCCACAAAAGCAAAAACGGAGGACTCATAAG ACTGGTGCAGGCGTTGAAGGAGTCACCCATGCGCAGTAATCAGCTGTATCAAGGAACATCGAAGATTACGATGGCGCACGACGCGATTCAAGCCATCAAGCAACTACGCCGAGACGTTGTGGAGGCAATGAAGTCCTTGATGAAGCTCGCCAAGGAGAAGCAGACGAGCGGCATGCTGCCGATATGCGAGGACATGATCACGAAGACCAGGATCTTGCTTAGCCTTTGGGATCCTGGCTTAGTGGAGGAAGCGTTAACGTTTCTGGAAGAGTACAAAGTCGCCAAGGTCCAGGACGACACCACCACAACCTCGGATGAAACTCTGACGCTAGACTTTAAGGTCAATCAGTCCTTGTCGCCGTTCAAAAGAATCACGCAGCAGCTGAACTTCGATCTGAGAAGCCCTGATTTCGATGACTTCGTCTCACCCGACACTCCCGAGTGCATGCAGGACATCTGGTCGAAGAGCGGCATAAAAAATGGCGAATACGCTTCCATATCATATCACACGAGAAACGACGCGTCCAATTGCAACAATGGCGAGGGCGACGCTGCAGAGGaaaatttcgtaatatttcCGGACGTGGAGGACGATCCCAAGCAGGCGGTGACGGAGACCGACGAGAACGCGCAGCAAAGCCACGACAgcgaaaagaaagagagctacGACGATGAGAAGGAAGATTTCAAAAACGACGCCGATCCGTGCAGGCGGTTCCTGGACACGCAAAAGATGTGCAACTCGCCGTCCGCGAATTATTACAAGCCAACAGACGAGCCGGAGCCGTGGGATCTCACTCAGTTGAACATCGAGGCGAGCGTCATGTGCCTCGTGTCGAAAGTGAAGTTTCTCTGCGGCAGATGCAGCAGCCCGGCCGTGCGATTGCGCAGCAAGGGTAGCATCGGCAGATCGCAGAGTATCAAGGGTTGCTTGCCGAGTAACCGACACAACGCCGAGGTCGTCACCATTCAGCCGAAGAACGGTATTAAGTGCGAGGAATCGAACAAATTGCTGGACGAATCGAACGAACGGCAGCAATCCAGTCCGGGATTGGAGAAACCGGCGTTCTCCAAAGCGAAGGAAG GTATAAGCGATACTTATTGTAACTCGTCTTCCAATGAAGTGTGCCAAGCAGTCGACTCGATGACGCGCGTGATCAAAAGTAATTCGGGACAGAGGAACAAGTTCACCGAGGGTCTGGACTTCGCGTCGATCGTCGACTGGACGAGCGAGCTCAGGCCGAGCATGAAGAAGCTGCGACAAGCGATGGACGGGCTGCTGAAGACTGCCAGATTGACGCACTCGGTGTTTCGCGTGCAGGAAGATTCTAAAGCAGCGCAACGCGCGTGCAACGTGCGATACAGACGGGACGTTTGCTTCAGTCAAGCG CTAACCGCCTTGGTGACCGGCTTAATGGCGAAACTGTGGTGCCAACGTCCGGATCCGATGTTTCTGTTAATACTTACAACTTTGGGACCATTGGTTTCCTTCGAAGGCCTTCTTAGTTATTACGGAGACGAGATAGATATGTGGGGCGATATGGCGGTAGCAGTCGAAGACACGCACACTGTCACATTTACTTTGTCGAGATGTGGCATTCAACCTag AGTCGAGGGAAAGTCCACCGTGTTCCAGCTTCCCGTGCCTCGAGTAGTGGGATCGCGGAGCGCGCTGACGGTGATACTTCCGGTTCCGGACGCGATTTATTCTCTCTTGCCATTAGTGCCCTCCTCCAGACAAACGTTGTCGTTCAATGTAACCCCGGTGTTCTTTAATGTCGGTATCAACGAGATGGCTTCCTTGGCCGAGAGCCTCGGCACTACAAAACCGCAGGAGAAAAGCAATCTGGACAACTTCGATAGATTAAACGAGTATTATTTGAGATTCAAAAAGCTGAATCTACCGACGGAACCTGCGTCCACGCGTT ttGCATCAAGATCTATTCTGGGCCACACGTTGTCGGATATGATGGCCAACTTAAAGGCATGTGTGCAGGAGAAAGTCAACAAGAATGTCGAGATCTTGCAATTATCCTCACAAATATGTCGAAGAATGCGCGGTTTAAGATTCACCAGCTGCAAGAGCGCAAAAGATCGGACCGGTATGTCGATTACTCTCGAACAGGTCAATATACTATCGTCGGAGTATCATCTGGCGGAACACGAATACATGAGAGCTCTCGACTGTATGCGaag cGAGGGCTGCCGCCGGGAGAACACGTGGAAGAACATCGGCGTACGCAAATATGCATTTAATAGTTTGCAGATTCTGACGCTGCCTAAATTCTATCGACCGCCAATCGGCACGTACGGATCAGCCCAGACTTAA
- the LOC105674558 gene encoding inositol polyphosphate-4-phosphatase type I A isoform X2 has product MRFNKQELLTLATQPSQKFEKEGILYVRERQEGFFRRTESTCKKPENKNQRGRSHKTLRDLNCVTAGASKVSLERWCRLRGNLLFYFKSREQWSEPLGVIILEQCTVRPEPPSNHVPFGFSIVFDGGLFQQLGANTTEERDSWLQALQLASYECMRNQLLSLRQRIEAYSGHKHDTDIQMLRLQRGTFTDPAEVPMCEISLACDNLLCDGHGRPPTPVLEIDVQSKSSKTWIKYARTEVVEQSSNPSFLTTVSFRASDGLTTETKIRITAYDVRERVSQTATPIGSAIVTFSMIQDVLGLRIPLKSAKTTTVGFLTINVWNLEAEDKGNSTESTPSRNLLSHRRSQSLPPRLGTKIKFPHQGQLKLLFANPFVQTYRFHSGLGGDICVHEIMAESKLCFQFPQHLLGIWIQEEKELLQEVAGMGELREPWHTKQIELLDRHLHLLHLYSQAKENLAAYKGTYFKQSSRKNDRTLEFAPLNLHLQRMWVHNDTLNKCGFYDFISVGAFTAHSHKSKNGGLIRLVQALKESPMRSNQLYQGTSKITMAHDAIQAIKQLRRDVVEAMKSLMKLAKEKQTSGMLPICEDMITKTRILLSLWDPGLVEEALTFLEEYKVAKVQDDTTTTSDETLTLDFKVNQSLSPFKRITQQLNFDLRSPDFDDFVSPDTPECMQDIWSKSGIKNGEYASISYHTRNDASNCNNGEGDAAEENFVIFPDVEDDPKQAVTETDENAQQSHDSEKKESYDDEKEDFKNDADPCRRFLDTQKMCNSPSANYYKPTDEPEPWDLTQLNIEASVMCLVSKVKFLCGRCSSPAVRLRSKGSIGRSQSIKGCLPSNRHNAEVVTIQPKNGIKCEESNKLLDESNERQQSSPGLEKPAFSKAKEGISDTYCNSSSNEVCQAVDSMTRVIKSNSGQRNKFTEGLDFASIVDWTSELRPSMKKLRQAMDGLLKTARLTHSVFRVQEDSKAAQRACNVRYRRDVCFSQALTALVTGLMAKLWCQRPDPMFLLILTTLGPLVSFEGLLSYYGDEIDMWGDMAVAVEDTHTVTFTLSRCGIQPRVEGKSTVFQLPVPRVVGSRSALTVILPVPDAIYSLLPLVPSSRQTLSFNVTPVFFNVGINEMASLAESLGTTKPQEKSNLDNFDRLNEYYLRFKKLNLPTEPASTRFASRSILGHTLSDMMANLKACVQEKVNKNVEILQLSSQICRRMRGLRFTSCKSAKDRTGMSITLEQVNILSSEYHLAEHEYMRALDCMRSEGCRRENTWKNIGVRKYAFNSLQILTLPKFYRPPIGTYGSAQT; this is encoded by the exons ATGAGATTCAATAAGCAAGAACTACTAACATTGGCCACGCAGCCTTCACAGAAATTTGAGAAGGAAGGCATCTTGTATGTTAGAGAACGGCAAGAAGGTTTCTTTCGCAGAACAGAAA GTACATGTAAAAAACCTGAGAACAAAAATCAGAGAGGAAGATCACATAAGACTCTGCGAGACCTCAATTGCGTTACAGCCGGCGCGAGCAAAG TAAGTCTTGAACGATGGTGCAGATTGCGAGGCAACCTTTTGTTCTATTTCAAATCGCGGGAGCAGTGGTCGGAGCCGCTGGGGGTGATCATATTGGAGCAGTGCACGGTGCGCCCGGAACCGCCCAGCAATCATGTCCCTTTCGGATTCAGCATAG TTTTCGACGGAGGCTTGTTTCAACAGTTAGGCGCCAACACAACCGAGGAACGGGACAGTTGGTTGCAGGCGCTACAGCTGGCCAGTTACGAGTGCATGCGGAACCAATTATTGTCGCTGCGACAGCGCATCGAGGCGTACAGCGGACACAAACACGACACCGACATCCAGATGTTGCGACTGCAGCGCGGAACATTCACAG ATCCGGCGGAAGTACCAATGTGCGAGATATCATTAGCCTGCGATAATTTGTTATGCGACGGACACGGCCGACCTCCTACGCCAGTTTTAGAAATAGATGTACAGTCAAAATCTTCCAAAACTTGGATTAAGTATGCGCGAACGGAAGTTGTGGAG CAAAGCAGTAATCCAAGTTTTTTAACTACGGTAAGCTTCCGAGCTAGCGATGGCTTGACGACAGAAACGAAAATTAGGATAACCGCATACGACGTCAGGGAAAGAGTCAGCCAGACCGCAACTCCGATAGGAAGCGCGATAGTGACGTTCAGTATGATACAAGACGTTCTAGG ATTAAGGATACCGTTAAAATCGGCGAAAACAACGACAGTCGGGTTTTTAACTATTAACGTATGGAATCTGGAAGCCGAGGATAAAGGAAATAGCACGGAGAGCACACCGTCGCGAAAT ctGCTTTCGCACAGACGCTCGCAATCCTTACCTCCGAGATTAGGTACGAAAATCAAATTTCCGCATCAGGGCCAGTTAAAACTTCTCTTTGCAAATCCATTTGTGCAGACTTACAG ATTCCACTCCGGACTAGGCGGTGATATATGCGTACACGAGATTATGGCGGAGAGCAAGCTTTGTTTCCAGTTTCCTCAACATCTACT GGGTATTTGGATACAGGAGGAGAAAGAATTGCTACAGGAGGTAGCTGGAATGGGAGAATTGAGGGAGCCTTGGCATACGAAGCAAATCGAATTGCTCGATCGTCATCttcatttgttacatttgtatTCTCAAGCCAAAGAAAACCTAGCCGCCTATAAAG GAACTTATTTCAAGCAATCGTCACGGAAGAACGACCGTACTTTAGAATTCGCGCCTCTGAATTTGCATCTTCAAAGAATGTGGGTTCACAACGATACACTAAATAAGTGCGGCTTCTACGATTTTATTAGCGTAGGAGCATTTACCGCTCATTCCCACAAAAGCAAAAACGGAGGACTCATAAG ACTGGTGCAGGCGTTGAAGGAGTCACCCATGCGCAGTAATCAGCTGTATCAAGGAACATCGAAGATTACGATGGCGCACGACGCGATTCAAGCCATCAAGCAACTACGCCGAGACGTTGTGGAGGCAATGAAGTCCTTGATGAAGCTCGCCAAGGAGAAGCAGACGAGCGGCATGCTGCCGATATGCGAGGACATGATCACGAAGACCAGGATCTTGCTTAGCCTTTGGGATCCTGGCTTAGTGGAGGAAGCGTTAACGTTTCTGGAAGAGTACAAAGTCGCCAAGGTCCAGGACGACACCACCACAACCTCGGATGAAACTCTGACGCTAGACTTTAAGGTCAATCAGTCCTTGTCGCCGTTCAAAAGAATCACGCAGCAGCTGAACTTCGATCTGAGAAGCCCTGATTTCGATGACTTCGTCTCACCCGACACTCCCGAGTGCATGCAGGACATCTGGTCGAAGAGCGGCATAAAAAATGGCGAATACGCTTCCATATCATATCACACGAGAAACGACGCGTCCAATTGCAACAATGGCGAGGGCGACGCTGCAGAGGaaaatttcgtaatatttcCGGACGTGGAGGACGATCCCAAGCAGGCGGTGACGGAGACCGACGAGAACGCGCAGCAAAGCCACGACAgcgaaaagaaagagagctacGACGATGAGAAGGAAGATTTCAAAAACGACGCCGATCCGTGCAGGCGGTTCCTGGACACGCAAAAGATGTGCAACTCGCCGTCCGCGAATTATTACAAGCCAACAGACGAGCCGGAGCCGTGGGATCTCACTCAGTTGAACATCGAGGCGAGCGTCATGTGCCTCGTGTCGAAAGTGAAGTTTCTCTGCGGCAGATGCAGCAGCCCGGCCGTGCGATTGCGCAGCAAGGGTAGCATCGGCAGATCGCAGAGTATCAAGGGTTGCTTGCCGAGTAACCGACACAACGCCGAGGTCGTCACCATTCAGCCGAAGAACGGTATTAAGTGCGAGGAATCGAACAAATTGCTGGACGAATCGAACGAACGGCAGCAATCCAGTCCGGGATTGGAGAAACCGGCGTTCTCCAAAGCGAAGGAAG GTATAAGCGATACTTATTGTAACTCGTCTTCCAATGAAGTGTGCCAAGCAGTCGACTCGATGACGCGCGTGATCAAAAGTAATTCGGGACAGAGGAACAAGTTCACCGAGGGTCTGGACTTCGCGTCGATCGTCGACTGGACGAGCGAGCTCAGGCCGAGCATGAAGAAGCTGCGACAAGCGATGGACGGGCTGCTGAAGACTGCCAGATTGACGCACTCGGTGTTTCGCGTGCAGGAAGATTCTAAAGCAGCGCAACGCGCGTGCAACGTGCGATACAGACGGGACGTTTGCTTCAGTCAAGCG CTAACCGCCTTGGTGACCGGCTTAATGGCGAAACTGTGGTGCCAACGTCCGGATCCGATGTTTCTGTTAATACTTACAACTTTGGGACCATTGGTTTCCTTCGAAGGCCTTCTTAGTTATTACGGAGACGAGATAGATATGTGGGGCGATATGGCGGTAGCAGTCGAAGACACGCACACTGTCACATTTACTTTGTCGAGATGTGGCATTCAACCTag AGTCGAGGGAAAGTCCACCGTGTTCCAGCTTCCCGTGCCTCGAGTAGTGGGATCGCGGAGCGCGCTGACGGTGATACTTCCGGTTCCGGACGCGATTTATTCTCTCTTGCCATTAGTGCCCTCCTCCAGACAAACGTTGTCGTTCAATGTAACCCCGGTGTTCTTTAATGTCGGTATCAACGAGATGGCTTCCTTGGCCGAGAGCCTCGGCACTACAAAACCGCAGGAGAAAAGCAATCTGGACAACTTCGATAGATTAAACGAGTATTATTTGAGATTCAAAAAGCTGAATCTACCGACGGAACCTGCGTCCACGCGTT ttGCATCAAGATCTATTCTGGGCCACACGTTGTCGGATATGATGGCCAACTTAAAGGCATGTGTGCAGGAGAAAGTCAACAAGAATGTCGAGATCTTGCAATTATCCTCACAAATATGTCGAAGAATGCGCGGTTTAAGATTCACCAGCTGCAAGAGCGCAAAAGATCGGACCGGTATGTCGATTACTCTCGAACAGGTCAATATACTATCGTCGGAGTATCATCTGGCGGAACACGAATACATGAGAGCTCTCGACTGTATGCGaag cGAGGGCTGCCGCCGGGAGAACACGTGGAAGAACATCGGCGTACGCAAATATGCATTTAATAGTTTGCAGATTCTGACGCTGCCTAAATTCTATCGACCGCCAATCGGCACGTACGGATCAGCCCAGACTTAA